One segment of Thunnus thynnus chromosome 19, fThuThy2.1, whole genome shotgun sequence DNA contains the following:
- the dpm2 gene encoding dolichol phosphate-mannose biosynthesis regulatory protein — protein MATGVDQAAGMSLVVFSLLLFTYYSVWVIVLPFVDSDHVLHKYFLPREYSVIIPGVAAVILLLCIGAFTAVIIWKNRKPKKVD, from the exons ATG gctaCAGGAGTGGATCAAGCAGCTGGCATGAGTCTCGTCGTCTTCAGCCTCCTGCTGTTTACATACTATTCTGTCTGGGTCATTGTCCTG CCTTTCGTGGACAGTGATCACGTACTGCACAAGTATTTTCTTCCCCGGGAGTACTCAGTCATTATTCCTGGCGTTGCAGCAGTAATACTGCTCCTCTGTATAG GGGCCTTCACTGCAGTCATCATATGGAAGAATCGCAAGCCAAAGAAAGTGGACTAA